From a region of the Alosa sapidissima isolate fAloSap1 chromosome 9, fAloSap1.pri, whole genome shotgun sequence genome:
- the zgc:194981 gene encoding cystatin, with translation MASILVLLAVIATVTTIVNGDGAVNQRYGPDVMRAAEFAIGFHNRMSNYPYAYKVISVISENSQIYPPARMKYTMTVKVGETTCKNTDKVNLTDCRLQTSSDAKAMICQFVVLAVPNASFPTNSYLLSNKCN, from the exons ATGGCATCCATCCTTGTGCTCCTGGCTGTCATTGCCACAGTGACGACCATTGTCAACGGCGATGGTGCTGTGAACCAGCGGTACGGTCCGGATGTCATGAGGGCAGCGGAGTTCGCCATCGGGTTCCACAACCGCATGAGTAACTACCCGTATGCTTACAAGGTCATCTCTGTGATCTCTGAAAACTCTCAG ATTTACCCCCCTGCGCGTATGAAGTACACCATGACAGTGAAGGTGGGCGAGACAACGTGCAAGAACACAGACAAGGTCAACCTGACCGACTGTAGGCTCCAGACCTCATCTGatgccaag GCCATGATCTGCCAGTTTGTAGTCCTCGCCGTGCCCAACGCCTCCTTCCCCACCAACAGCTACCTGCTCTCCAACAAGTGCAACTGA
- the si:ch73-106k19.2 gene encoding glycine N-acyltransferase-like protein 3 isoform X1 — protein MCVFVYMSVPVCTCFSSALLFLPGDAHSTTPPCSMRELNPSEIMEAEQALKLHFPESLKVYGCVFNINRGKPQNLEVVVDAWPDFSAIVCKPKIKGTRDREGDFNIHSMFSRDQDSLRRLLDTPGLLDWGMYTLLAGVDLNYLDAVKALMDQHQVPSRTQGVMRVLSLGSPTQLRAHESPPGCLIQPLRPQHAELVNSNWKYGGDADSYNSVLRYIAHLPSLCVIPEDGSAAGSPVSWVLLYPHSALGLLYTLPEYRRRGYARTLVSRFSEMLFEKGYPVYCFVEEGNSASCRLFHSMGFRDKESYRAAWFEFNERPIN, from the exons atgtgtgtgtttgtctacatgtctgtgcctgtgtgtacatgtttttcttcagcactGTTATTTTTGCCTGGTGACGCACACAGCACAACCCCACCCTGCAGTATGAGAGAGTTGAACCCCAGCGAGATAATGGAGGCGGAGCAGGCTCTGAAACTACATTTTCCAGAATCCCTGAAG GTGTACGGCTGTGTATTCAACATCAACAGAGGCAAACCACAGAACCTGGAAGTGGTTGTTGACGCCTGGCCTGACTTCAGTGCCATAGTGTGCAAGCCAAAGATAAAG GGCACACGCGACCGTGAGGGGGACTTCAACATCCACAGCATGTTCTCCAGAGACCAGGACAGCCTGAGGAGGCTACTGGACACTCCAGGGCTGCTGGACTGGGGCATGTACACCCTGCTGGCAG GCGTTGACCTGAATTATCTGGACGCTGTAAAAGCCCTCATGGATCAGCACCAGGTTCCCTCACGGACACAGGGGGTGATGCGCGTGCTGAGCCTCGGGAGTCCCACTCAGCTCAGAGCTCATGAGAG TCCTCCTGGTTGTCTGATCCAGCCACTCCGGCCGCAACACGCAGAGCTCGTCAACAGCAATTGGAAGTACGGCGGCGATGCCGACAGCTACAACTCTGTGCTGAGGTACATCGCGCACCTTCCCAGCCTGTGTGTCATACCGGAGGACGGTTCGGCAGCAGGAAGCCCCGTGTCCTGGGTGTTGCTGTATCCACACTCCGCGCTGGGACTGCTCTACACCTTACCGGAGTACCGGCGGAGAGGATACGCGAGGACGCTGGTGTCACGCTTCTCAGAGATGCTGTTTGAGAAGGGGTATCCCGTGTACTGTTTCGTGGAGGAGGGAAATAGTGCCTCCTGCAGGCTTTTTCACTCAATGGGCTTTAGAGATAAGGAGAGTTACCGCGCTGCTTGGTTTGAATTCAATGAGAGGCCAATAAATTAA
- the si:ch73-106k19.2 gene encoding glycine N-acyltransferase-like protein 3 isoform X2, translating into MRELNPSEIMEAEQALKLHFPESLKVYGCVFNINRGKPQNLEVVVDAWPDFSAIVCKPKIKGTRDREGDFNIHSMFSRDQDSLRRLLDTPGLLDWGMYTLLAGVDLNYLDAVKALMDQHQVPSRTQGVMRVLSLGSPTQLRAHESPPGCLIQPLRPQHAELVNSNWKYGGDADSYNSVLRYIAHLPSLCVIPEDGSAAGSPVSWVLLYPHSALGLLYTLPEYRRRGYARTLVSRFSEMLFEKGYPVYCFVEEGNSASCRLFHSMGFRDKESYRAAWFEFNERPIN; encoded by the exons ATGAGAGAGTTGAACCCCAGCGAGATAATGGAGGCGGAGCAGGCTCTGAAACTACATTTTCCAGAATCCCTGAAG GTGTACGGCTGTGTATTCAACATCAACAGAGGCAAACCACAGAACCTGGAAGTGGTTGTTGACGCCTGGCCTGACTTCAGTGCCATAGTGTGCAAGCCAAAGATAAAG GGCACACGCGACCGTGAGGGGGACTTCAACATCCACAGCATGTTCTCCAGAGACCAGGACAGCCTGAGGAGGCTACTGGACACTCCAGGGCTGCTGGACTGGGGCATGTACACCCTGCTGGCAG GCGTTGACCTGAATTATCTGGACGCTGTAAAAGCCCTCATGGATCAGCACCAGGTTCCCTCACGGACACAGGGGGTGATGCGCGTGCTGAGCCTCGGGAGTCCCACTCAGCTCAGAGCTCATGAGAG TCCTCCTGGTTGTCTGATCCAGCCACTCCGGCCGCAACACGCAGAGCTCGTCAACAGCAATTGGAAGTACGGCGGCGATGCCGACAGCTACAACTCTGTGCTGAGGTACATCGCGCACCTTCCCAGCCTGTGTGTCATACCGGAGGACGGTTCGGCAGCAGGAAGCCCCGTGTCCTGGGTGTTGCTGTATCCACACTCCGCGCTGGGACTGCTCTACACCTTACCGGAGTACCGGCGGAGAGGATACGCGAGGACGCTGGTGTCACGCTTCTCAGAGATGCTGTTTGAGAAGGGGTATCCCGTGTACTGTTTCGTGGAGGAGGGAAATAGTGCCTCCTGCAGGCTTTTTCACTCAATGGGCTTTAGAGATAAGGAGAGTTACCGCGCTGCTTGGTTTGAATTCAATGAGAGGCCAATAAATTAA